One stretch of Pseudoramibacter sp. DNA includes these proteins:
- a CDS encoding Rqc2 family fibronectin-binding protein yields the protein MAFDGIITYHLIKELQSKLKGTKIRKIYQPENDEVHLVLAGPANATLLISANANQPRVHLTEKKKKNPPQPSTFCMVLRKHLINTTITDIRQVHSDRIIVIDILGRNDFGDPTTKSLIAEITGRNANLILTVEDDSNPQNGPVIIDALKRIGPSSSRYRHILPGLHYKLPPEKGRTDFFEVHDPSEFDHWLSQQPNQKIASVFVNGFLGISPDLAREFCFRAGIDSESSLADLTVKEKGYLSSSFFEIQNEIKNSCNPTLYYFHRHIQNFSTIPLHFLKDLEQRSVDSVSHMLESFYYLRDKRLRFNANSANLRHQLNTLYKKDTKKLDNLHRDFKKSQKAEKNKLYGDLITANIYRIQKGMDGVDLENFYDPDAPLLHIPLKVNQDPAQNAQRYYKKYNKAKRAQTQLTDQIHKTEETVYYLGTLLNALEQCTENEELDEIRYEVRHSDLVKHTKKSAKDKKPKASHPMHFLSSEGFDILVGKNNFQNDEISTKLGDPEDCWLHVKDSPGSHVLVIANGRFITEKTLLEAGQLAAYYSKARTSSNVPVDYVDYKYVHKPKNAKPGMVVFTNQNTMFVTPKQELVDQIKKISN from the coding sequence TTGGCTTTTGACGGCATCATTACTTATCATCTCATAAAAGAACTTCAATCGAAACTTAAGGGCACTAAAATCAGAAAAATCTATCAGCCTGAAAATGACGAGGTGCATCTTGTCTTGGCAGGCCCTGCCAATGCGACCTTGTTAATATCTGCGAACGCAAATCAGCCCAGAGTTCATCTCACTGAAAAAAAGAAAAAAAATCCTCCGCAGCCTTCAACTTTCTGCATGGTTTTGCGCAAGCACCTCATCAATACGACCATAACAGATATCCGACAGGTCCATTCAGACCGCATCATCGTCATCGATATTCTCGGGCGAAATGATTTTGGCGACCCTACAACTAAATCTCTCATTGCAGAAATTACCGGCCGCAATGCGAATCTTATTCTTACGGTTGAAGATGACAGCAATCCCCAAAATGGCCCCGTCATTATTGACGCCCTCAAACGAATCGGCCCCTCTTCCAGCCGGTATCGTCATATTCTCCCCGGCCTTCACTACAAACTTCCGCCTGAAAAAGGGAGAACTGATTTCTTTGAAGTTCACGATCCATCTGAATTTGATCATTGGCTGTCCCAACAGCCCAATCAAAAAATAGCTTCTGTTTTTGTAAACGGATTTCTTGGCATTTCTCCTGATTTAGCACGGGAGTTTTGTTTCAGGGCAGGCATTGACAGCGAAAGTTCTCTGGCAGATTTAACCGTAAAAGAAAAAGGGTATTTAAGCAGCAGCTTTTTTGAAATCCAAAATGAAATAAAAAACAGCTGCAACCCCACACTATATTATTTTCACCGGCATATTCAAAACTTTTCGACCATTCCGCTGCACTTTTTAAAAGATTTAGAGCAGCGTTCTGTTGATTCTGTCTCACATATGCTGGAATCCTTTTATTATTTGCGGGACAAAAGGCTGAGATTTAATGCAAATTCTGCAAATTTAAGGCATCAGCTCAATACTCTGTACAAAAAAGACACAAAAAAATTAGATAATCTGCATCGTGATTTCAAAAAATCCCAAAAGGCAGAAAAAAATAAACTCTATGGCGATCTCATAACGGCAAATATCTACCGCATCCAAAAAGGCATGGATGGTGTCGATCTTGAAAATTTTTACGATCCGGACGCCCCCCTTCTGCATATTCCTCTAAAGGTCAACCAGGATCCTGCACAAAATGCCCAGCGTTATTATAAAAAATACAACAAAGCGAAGCGTGCTCAGACACAGCTGACCGATCAAATTCATAAAACCGAAGAAACTGTGTATTATCTGGGTACATTATTAAATGCGCTCGAACAATGTACCGAAAATGAAGAATTGGATGAAATCCGCTACGAAGTACGGCATTCTGATCTGGTAAAGCACACAAAAAAAAGTGCCAAAGACAAAAAGCCCAAAGCTTCCCATCCCATGCACTTTCTTTCATCTGAAGGGTTCGACATTCTTGTGGGAAAGAACAATTTCCAAAATGACGAAATTTCGACAAAATTAGGTGATCCCGAAGACTGCTGGCTTCACGTTAAAGATTCCCCTGGTTCACACGTTCTGGTCATCGCTAACGGCCGGTTCATCACAGAAAAAACGCTGCTCGAGGCCGGACAACTGGCCGCTTACTATTCAAAAGCCAGAACGTCTTCAAATGTGCCCGTCGATTATGTCGACTATAAATACGTCCACAAACCCAAAAACGCAAAACCGGGCATGGTCGTTTTCACCAATCAGAACACCATGTTCGTTACGCCAAAACAAGAGTTGGTCGATCAAATCAAAAAAATTTCAAACTGA
- a CDS encoding AAA family ATPase, translated as MGKIITVGREFGSNGRAVAKAFSEAVNIHYYDRELIALAAKKSKLSDEELEHVDETRANPWLYSSVGYQVGSGYTTIEPINDILFKAESEVIEEIAANEDAVIVGRCSDYVLRHKVDSRHVFIYAPLNYRIGVVQARDQIDEKEAKRLIKKMDKQRKLYYNFYTDRTWNELRNYDLSIDSSIFSKKDMIEILKQVYETLED; from the coding sequence ATGGGAAAAATCATTACAGTTGGAAGAGAATTCGGGAGCAATGGGAGAGCCGTTGCAAAAGCATTTTCAGAAGCTGTGAATATTCATTATTATGACCGCGAGTTGATCGCGTTAGCAGCAAAAAAGAGCAAATTATCGGATGAAGAATTGGAACATGTTGATGAAACCCGTGCGAATCCATGGCTGTATTCTTCAGTAGGCTATCAGGTTGGCAGCGGATACACGACAATCGAACCCATTAATGATATTTTGTTCAAAGCAGAGTCAGAAGTGATTGAAGAAATCGCAGCGAATGAAGACGCTGTTATTGTTGGCCGTTGTTCGGATTATGTCCTGCGTCATAAAGTAGACAGCCGTCATGTCTTCATTTATGCACCGCTTAATTATCGTATTGGCGTTGTTCAGGCAAGAGATCAGATTGATGAAAAAGAAGCCAAGCGTTTAATTAAGAAAATGGATAAACAACGGAAGCTGTATTACAACTTCTATACCGACCGGACTTGGAATGAACTGAGAAACTATGACCTTTCAATAGATTCTTCTATTTTTTCCAAAAAAGACATGATCGAAATCTTAAAACAAGTGTATGAAACCTTGGAAGATTAA
- the gmk gene encoding guanylate kinase — MKQKRGQLIILSGPSGAGKGTICEAALKAIPNLKISTSATTRKPRGTEKNGVEYFFLSEAAFKKKIENGEFLEYAKVHDHYYGTPKAHIVQMLDKGIDVILEIDVQGAAQIKEKMGYGITIFIAPPSLQELQERLVDRKTDSAEQITLRMKNAQTELKQAQNYDYIIVNRTVDQAVDDLTAILRAEKCRSLNNLEIIQEMLM, encoded by the coding sequence TTGAAACAAAAACGTGGTCAATTGATTATACTGTCCGGACCTTCCGGAGCCGGGAAAGGGACAATTTGTGAAGCGGCATTAAAGGCCATTCCTAATTTAAAGATTTCTACTTCCGCAACCACACGGAAGCCCAGAGGCACTGAAAAAAACGGCGTAGAGTATTTCTTTTTATCTGAAGCAGCTTTCAAAAAGAAGATTGAAAACGGGGAATTCCTCGAATACGCTAAAGTGCACGATCATTATTACGGGACACCCAAGGCCCATATTGTTCAGATGCTCGATAAAGGCATCGATGTCATTTTGGAAATTGACGTCCAGGGCGCTGCACAAATTAAAGAAAAAATGGGATATGGCATTACTATTTTTATTGCGCCGCCATCTCTTCAAGAATTGCAGGAAAGACTGGTGGACCGGAAGACAGACAGTGCCGAACAGATCACCCTGCGTATGAAAAATGCGCAGACAGAATTAAAGCAAGCTCAAAATTACGATTATATTATTGTCAATCGTACTGTCGATCAGGCGGTTGATGATTTAACGGCTATTCTTCGCGCAGAAAAATGCCGAAGTTTGAATAATTTAGAAATCATCCAAGAAATGTTGATGTAA
- a CDS encoding YggS family pyridoxal phosphate-dependent enzyme, protein MEIISELTDPDYKEKIQRNIAAIKKELPDSVTLVAVTKKHTVDETQAVVDAGVYDLGENREQDLMAKKDKIKGPVRWHFIGHLQTNKVKYLIGQVYLIHSISSMKLINKVESESAKKDTVTDILLQFNLAGEDTKSGFAADDLDAAVAKVESCPHVRLRGLMCIGPMTENSHKIHEIFAQLKKMYDKIKTTYNGGDNHIDTLSMGMTNDYPIAVEEGATMIRVGRKIFQR, encoded by the coding sequence ATGGAAATTATTTCAGAACTGACCGATCCGGATTATAAAGAAAAAATTCAGCGCAATATTGCAGCGATTAAAAAAGAACTGCCAGATTCTGTAACGTTGGTTGCCGTAACCAAAAAACATACGGTTGATGAGACTCAGGCAGTGGTCGACGCCGGTGTTTATGATTTGGGCGAAAACCGAGAACAGGATTTAATGGCCAAAAAAGATAAAATCAAAGGGCCGGTTCGCTGGCACTTTATTGGCCATCTCCAAACCAATAAAGTTAAATATTTAATCGGACAGGTTTACCTTATTCATTCGATTTCTTCAATGAAATTAATCAATAAAGTAGAATCAGAATCCGCAAAGAAAGATACGGTTACAGATATTTTGCTGCAGTTTAACTTGGCTGGAGAAGATACGAAATCTGGATTTGCTGCAGATGATCTGGACGCCGCGGTTGCCAAGGTTGAAAGCTGCCCCCACGTTAGATTAAGAGGATTGATGTGCATTGGACCAATGACTGAAAATTCTCATAAAATCCATGAAATATTTGCCCAATTAAAGAAAATGTATGATAAAATAAAAACAACGTATAATGGTGGGGATAATCATATCGATACCTTGTCTATGGGGATGACAAATGATTATCCAATCGCTGTTGAAGAAGGTGCGACAATGATTCGAGTCGGCCGGAAAATATTTCAACGCTAA
- a CDS encoding YlmH/Sll1252 family protein, whose amino-acid sequence MKEKKQEVILSRLEDALFRDDRLYFFGFYDEIMQSKIRTFLDKKQAVYTANGGFPEASRKMFCLIPKDWESFIDAKADLEWPMMAVRFDRSFSFNHRHVLGTLMGLGIEHQCIGDISFDEQECQVVFDQKIFPFLKNEFVSIRGRQIKPSYFEYPDIRPFQQKKKQMNITVNSPRIDTVIDRIWGLSRQNAETAIRQSRIRVNYAEIDKKNYTIKSGDIISFKGKGKAKIVAFMGKSKKGKYQIQVEKYI is encoded by the coding sequence TTGAAAGAAAAAAAACAGGAAGTCATTTTATCGCGGTTGGAAGATGCCCTTTTTCGGGATGACCGGCTTTATTTTTTTGGATTTTACGACGAAATAATGCAAAGTAAAATCAGAACTTTTTTAGATAAAAAGCAGGCAGTTTATACAGCAAATGGAGGGTTTCCAGAAGCATCCCGCAAAATGTTCTGCCTTATTCCGAAGGATTGGGAGTCCTTCATCGATGCGAAAGCTGATTTGGAATGGCCTATGATGGCAGTGCGCTTCGACAGATCTTTTAGTTTTAATCATCGTCATGTCCTGGGAACACTCATGGGACTGGGCATTGAGCATCAGTGCATAGGAGATATCAGCTTTGACGAGCAGGAATGCCAAGTTGTTTTTGATCAGAAAATCTTTCCGTTTTTAAAAAATGAATTTGTTTCAATACGGGGGCGCCAGATTAAGCCTTCATATTTTGAATATCCGGATATTCGTCCCTTCCAGCAAAAAAAGAAACAAATGAACATTACGGTGAATTCGCCGCGCATTGACACGGTCATTGACAGAATTTGGGGATTGTCCCGGCAGAATGCCGAGACCGCGATCAGACAATCCCGAATTCGGGTGAATTATGCTGAAATAGATAAAAAGAATTATACGATAAAATCCGGAGATATTATTTCTTTTAAGGGAAAGGGAAAAGCTAAAATAGTGGCATTTATGGGCAAATCAAAGAAAGGCAAATATCAAATTCAGGTTGAAAAATATATATGA
- a CDS encoding cell division protein SepF: protein MANEKFKDKVVRMFTGDDDYDDEAYEDEGYEDDAAVEETADQDVVPSESNKKTDSYDAPLAGGAQVLVLSPEFFSDAPSIVNKIKESKTVVVNLKNTEYEDGRKIFDFLNGAVFALEGTINRIADNVFILAPKQVSVSTEMQKDEKDLSAKPMLDFDGEPSEDVN from the coding sequence ATGGCAAATGAAAAGTTTAAAGATAAAGTCGTAAGAATGTTCACGGGCGATGATGATTATGATGATGAAGCTTATGAAGATGAAGGCTATGAAGATGATGCTGCAGTCGAAGAAACAGCAGATCAGGATGTAGTTCCATCAGAAAGCAATAAAAAAACAGATTCATATGATGCGCCTCTCGCAGGCGGTGCGCAGGTTTTAGTGCTGAGTCCGGAATTTTTTAGCGACGCTCCAAGCATTGTTAATAAAATTAAAGAAAGTAAAACCGTTGTTGTCAACTTGAAGAATACAGAATATGAAGATGGCCGGAAGATATTTGACTTTTTAAATGGTGCAGTTTTTGCACTGGAAGGCACCATTAACCGTATCGCGGATAATGTCTTCATTTTAGCGCCAAAACAGGTTTCGGTGTCCACTGAAATGCAAAAAGATGAAAAAGACTTGTCAGCTAAACCGATGCTTGACTTTGACGGCGAACCGTCAGAAGATGTCAACTGA
- the rpoZ gene encoding DNA-directed RNA polymerase subunit omega, which translates to MSWKTYYGENGSGLRYPPINLMISKADNKYELCVATSKRARQLIDGAEPLVRINIDNPISTATEEIAEDEVKIIGLNAQKAQQEKTQSDDDKFAAAQKNEGFSLEDLANGDDIILE; encoded by the coding sequence ATGAGTTGGAAAACATATTATGGAGAAAATGGAAGCGGTCTTCGCTATCCGCCGATTAATTTAATGATTTCTAAGGCTGATAATAAATACGAATTATGTGTTGCAACTTCTAAGAGAGCCCGTCAGTTAATCGATGGCGCGGAACCGTTGGTGCGGATCAACATTGACAATCCCATTTCGACAGCGACTGAAGAAATCGCTGAAGACGAAGTGAAGATCATTGGGCTGAATGCGCAGAAAGCGCAGCAGGAAAAAACGCAGTCAGACGATGATAAGTTTGCAGCAGCGCAAAAAAACGAAGGCTTTTCTTTGGAAGATTTAGCCAATGGCGATGATATTATTCTCGAATAG
- a CDS encoding YicC/YloC family endoribonuclease yields the protein MKSMTGFGRADEQSQEWRISVEIKTVNHRYRDDTLHMPSILNALELKIKKEIELYISRGRVDVYIQFLKLGSDQKEIELNADLAQAYIHVLNQLKTLDPMMGNEIGVGLVAQFPDVVQVSEKKQDDALNWERLKPVLDRALERVVESRVQDARAMSQDMSQRIEKIKDMMAGISQRAPEMLKQYRQTIYQRVSEFVKDSAIDEGRILTEIAVMADRLDITEEITRMRNHLERLSAFFGENEEPIGRKCDFLIQEMNREINTIGSKSSDLEIQNLVVDVKAEIEKIREQIQNIE from the coding sequence ATGAAAAGTATGACAGGATTCGGGCGTGCAGATGAGCAGAGTCAGGAATGGCGCATCTCAGTAGAAATCAAAACCGTCAACCATCGTTATCGCGACGATACTCTTCATATGCCTTCGATATTAAATGCCCTTGAATTAAAAATTAAAAAAGAGATTGAATTGTATATCTCAAGGGGAAGAGTGGATGTTTATATTCAATTTTTAAAACTGGGCAGCGATCAAAAAGAAATTGAATTGAATGCGGATTTGGCGCAGGCCTATATTCATGTTCTCAATCAATTAAAAACCCTTGATCCAATGATGGGCAACGAAATCGGAGTCGGTTTGGTGGCACAATTCCCAGACGTCGTTCAGGTGAGCGAAAAAAAGCAGGATGATGCCCTGAACTGGGAAAGATTAAAACCAGTTTTGGACCGTGCCCTTGAACGCGTCGTAGAGAGCAGAGTACAAGATGCCAGGGCGATGAGCCAGGATATGTCCCAGCGTATTGAAAAAATAAAAGATATGATGGCAGGAATTTCCCAGCGTGCGCCGGAAATGCTTAAACAGTACCGCCAGACCATCTATCAGCGCGTCTCTGAATTTGTAAAGGACTCCGCCATTGACGAAGGCAGAATCCTGACTGAGATTGCAGTTATGGCAGATCGCTTAGACATTACAGAAGAGATCACCCGAATGCGAAATCACCTTGAAAGATTAAGCGCCTTTTTTGGAGAAAATGAAGAACCCATAGGCCGTAAATGTGATTTTTTAATTCAGGAGATGAATCGCGAAATCAATACCATTGGGTCAAAGTCATCTGACCTCGAAATTCAGAATCTTGTTGTAGATGTAAAAGCAGAGATCGAAAAGATCAGAGAACAAATTCAAAATATTGAATAA
- a CDS encoding RluA family pseudouridine synthase, whose amino-acid sequence MIDENPKKIKEAYQVCVQQEENQLRLDKFCALHLTQFSRSYIKELIKNHFVQVNGENKKAAFLLSEGDKVEITVPEAEDSHIKAEEIPLDIVYEDEDLLVVDKPSGMVVHPAPGTPSGTLVNALLAHTDHLSDINGVKRPGIVHRIDKDTSGLLVVAKTNHAHRFLAEQLAEHSMIRQYHGLVCGNISESSGTVDMPLGRHPKERIKMAVVENGKRAVTHFNVIQRFGAYTELIFHLETGRTHQIRVHMQAIGHPLAGDPLYSRHQHLPFKTDGQMLHAEKLGFIHPTTHKKMVFTSPLPELFRDALSYCDQHRTI is encoded by the coding sequence ATGATCGATGAAAATCCAAAAAAAATAAAAGAAGCGTATCAGGTTTGCGTTCAGCAGGAAGAAAATCAACTGCGTTTAGATAAATTTTGCGCCCTGCATCTGACACAGTTCTCACGGTCTTACATAAAAGAATTGATTAAAAATCATTTTGTTCAAGTTAACGGAGAAAATAAAAAAGCGGCTTTTTTATTATCAGAAGGGGACAAGGTTGAAATTACCGTTCCGGAAGCTGAGGATTCTCATATTAAGGCAGAAGAGATCCCGCTTGACATTGTTTACGAAGACGAGGATTTATTAGTCGTTGATAAACCGTCTGGCATGGTTGTGCATCCGGCGCCGGGCACTCCGTCAGGAACATTGGTGAATGCGCTTCTGGCCCATACTGATCATTTATCTGATATCAATGGGGTAAAAAGGCCGGGCATCGTTCACCGGATTGACAAGGATACATCAGGCCTTCTGGTGGTGGCCAAAACAAATCATGCGCACCGGTTTCTGGCAGAACAACTGGCAGAGCACAGCATGATTCGGCAATATCACGGACTGGTCTGCGGCAATATCTCCGAAAGTTCCGGCACTGTCGACATGCCGCTGGGCAGACATCCCAAAGAACGAATAAAAATGGCAGTTGTGGAAAACGGCAAGCGGGCTGTGACACATTTTAATGTTATTCAACGTTTTGGCGCTTATACGGAGTTGATCTTTCACTTAGAAACGGGCCGGACGCACCAAATTCGCGTGCACATGCAGGCGATCGGCCACCCGCTGGCTGGTGATCCGCTTTACAGCAGGCACCAGCATCTTCCTTTTAAGACGGATGGCCAGATGCTGCATGCCGAGAAGTTAGGCTTTATTCATCCGACGACACACAAGAAGATGGTTTTTACGTCGCCGCTGCCTGAACTTTTCAGGGATGCGCTGTCGTACTGTGATCAGCACAGGACAATTTAA